One region of Miscanthus floridulus cultivar M001 chromosome 19, ASM1932011v1, whole genome shotgun sequence genomic DNA includes:
- the LOC136525704 gene encoding protein FAR1-RELATED SEQUENCE 5-like: protein MSDDDSLLEYSEIVTKMFGSEDDGFEFYNNYAYEKGFSVRKEYCEWDNGHNDRTLRKFVCSCEGFRAEKEVRREIKKRRPRNITRCGCRAQLVIAQDPNTEQWYVKDFIDEHNHPMTEPDLACFLRSHRRISDDQKAEIVQLQISGIRKHQIMDIMIRRYGGYDKVGFTSRDLYNFCHRNKTETLSGGDARTIISYMTESKHRDPDFFFQYKTDGRGHLTGLLWCDFQCQMDYRAFGDVVVFDGTYKTNRYNLTLVPFVGVNHHKSTVLFSCGILSHEDTESYVWLLRSFCDAMIQKHPVSVITDGDRAMQKAISIVWLNSSHRLCVWHIEVCIARNLHTQDLKDKVRGFLYDRCSIEKIERKWIAFLAKEKVTDKDSWLYQMYEMREIWCAAYHAGKCYLGLRSNQRSESLHSRIQFNLDRKMTLLELIQHVDHCLSKLRSNEAYLDFQASSKPCLQLDASTIEKEAANLFTPSVYFADVQYSVKAADKCYWIETIDGYDIVEYIVGRVDKGDKQYYVKCEICVVERKLKEISCSCLKLQSLGTPCSHIFFVLGRRGEHKLPDSCVLERWTRGAKRGFPPIRKSAMYDYSDSLQRYHELHNISQTTSFVASQSLEAYGRLKRVLHEEAAMIPPNGGENGGKRFGPVLPQALDVDSADVFDPIHVPGRGAPKKKLKKQCSLKMCRIYDLPKISGTILYNGNVCCSACKRIIFI, encoded by the exons ATGTCGGATGATGATTCTTTGCTGGAGTACAGTGAAATTGTTACGAAGATGTTTGGCAGTGAGGACGACGGATTTGAGTTTTATAACAACTACGCTTATGAGAAAGGATTTAGTGTGAGAAAGGAATACTGCGAGTGGGACAACGGCCACAATGATAGGACCCTTCGGAAGTTTGTTTGCAGCTGTGAAGGTTTCCGCGCAGAGAAGGAGGTGAGGAGGGAGATCAAGAAGCGGAGGCCGCGGAATATCACTCGTTGTGGATGCCGTGCTCAACTTGTGATTGCACAGGATCCGAACACAGAGCAGTGGTATGTGAAGGATTTCATCGATGAGCACAACCATCCGATGACGGAACCAGACCTTGCTTGCTTTCTGCGTTCACATAGAAGAATCAGCGATGATCAGAAAGCAGAGATTGTGCAACTGCAGATTTCTGGGATCCGCAAACACCAGATAATGGATATTATGATTAGGCGGTATGGTGGGTATGATAAGGTTGGATTTACATCAAGGGACCTTTACAATTTCTGCCATCGCAACAAGACGGAGACACTTTCCGGTGGTGATGCTCGAACAATCATCAGTTACATGACAGAATCAAAACATAGAGATCCTGATTTCTTTTTCCAGTACAAGACTGATGGGAGAGGGCACCTGAcgggactgctctggtgtgacttTCAATGTCAGATGGATTATAGAGCGTTTGGTGATGTCGTCGTGTTTGATGGCACGTACAAAACGAATCGATACAACCTGACCCTTGTTCCTTTTGTTGGGGTGAATCACCATAAAAGCACGGTTCTTTTTTCCTGTGGAATTCTTTCTCACGAGGATACTGAGTCGTATGTGTGGCTGCTTAGGTCATTCTGTGATGCCATGATTCAGAAGCATCCGGTTTCTGTGATCACCGATGGAGATCGTGCTATGCAGAAAGCAATCAGTATTGTGTGGCTGAATTCATCGCATAGGCTATGCGTATGGCATATTGAGGTGTGCATTGCGCGTAATCTTCACACCCAGGATCTGAAGGATAAGGTTAGGGGTTTTCTTTATGATCGTTGCTCCATAGAAAAGATTGAGAGGAAATGGATAGCATTCTTGGCAAAGGAGAAAGTTACAGATAAGGACTCGTGGCTGTACCAAATGTATGAGATGAGGGAAATCTGGTGTGCGGCATATCATGCTGGTAAGTGCTACTTAGGACTGAGGAGCAACCAGCGTAGTGAGAGCCTACACTCTAGGATTCAGTTTAATCTAGATCGGAAAATGACACTGTTAGAGCTGATACAGCACGTTGACCACTGTCTTTCAAAGTTGCGCAGTAATGAAGCATATCTGGACTTTCAAGCAAGTTCTAAGCCATGCTTACAACTAGATGCTTCAACTATTGAGAAAGAGGCTGCGAATTTGTTCACACCAAGTGTTTATTTTGCTGATGTGCAGTACAGCGTAAAAGCAGCCGACAAGTGTTATTGGATTGAGACTATAGATGGCTATGATATTGTTGAGTATATTGTTGGAAGGGTTGATAAAGGAGACAAACAATACTATGTGAAATGTGAGATATGTGTTGTTGAACGCAAGCTGAAGGAAATTTCTTGTTCTTGTCTAAAGTTACAGTCCCTTGGAACCCCATGCTCACACATCTTCTTTGTATTGGGTCGTCGAGGAGAACACAAGCTTCCAGACTCCTGTGTTTTGGAAAGGTGGACGAGGGGGGCCAAGCGTGGATTTCCTCCTATAAGGAAGAGTGCCATGTATGACTATTCCGATAGCTTACAGAGGTACCATGAGCTACACAATATCAGTCAAACGACATCCTTTGTAGCATCTCAATCACTTGAAGCATATGGGCGGTTAAAACGCGTTCTTCATGAGGAAGCTGCTATGATCCCTCCAAATGGAGGAGAGAATGGAGGCAAGAGGTTTGGTCCTGTGCTGCCGCAAGCCCTGGATGTTGATTCTGCAGATGTCTTTGATCCCATACATGTGCCTGGTAGAGGAGCCCCGAAGAAAAAGTTGAA GAAACAATGCTCCCTGAAGATGTGCCGGATATATGATTTGCCAAAG ATTTCTGGAACAATCCTGTACAATGGAAATGTGTGCTGCTCTGCCTGCAAACGAATCATTTTTATCTGA